The Streptomyces sp. NBC_01463 DNA window ACCGGGGGTGACGGGGACGGGTCGGGGGCGAACGAGCGATTTCTGCTGGATTGCCTGCGGCTCATGGTCTCGACGCCCGCGCTGCGAGCCCGGCATCTGGACAGCCAGTACGCGCTGCAACAGGCCATCGTCGACGCCCTCGGGGACGGCACGACCGACCCCGACGCCGTGTTCCGTACGCAGGCGGCGACCAGCGCCTGCCTGGCCGCGATGCATACAGCGCTGACGCGCTGGGCCGAGGACGACGGGAAGACGAAACTGCCCGAACTGATCGCGCGGGCGCTCACCGCGTCCTTCGGCGACGTCATCGTTGCCACCACCGGTCAGAGGGGCTGAGGCAGGTGGTGTCCACTGTCAGGGCAGGGATGATCCAGCCCGACGACGAAGCGACGAGCGGCGGTGATCTTCAGGACCTGCCGGACCGCGCCCGCCCGTTGTGATGCCAAGCCCACTCCAGGGTCGAAGTCAGCTCGTTCCGCGCTGAGGCCGTAGCTCATCACGACCGTCAGTCCGTTCGCAGCCGACGATGAGCCGGAGAGGAACAGCGCTACGACATGACCACCGCCGCCAATCCCGTATCCCGGCGAGCAAGTCCGGGGCGACGAATGAAGCGTCGTCGTCAGGATCCTCCTCGATCGAGGTGAACTCACCGACGTGCCGGACAACCTCGCG harbors:
- a CDS encoding TetR/AcrR family transcriptional regulator, encoding MTELKPTLRERQRSETRRRIQAHAVRLFTEQGYDAVRVAEVAEAAGVSAMTVYRHFPTKEDLVLLEYPAQLIAERVAASSVTHPLVRRVGGALVDAATVLTGGDGDGSGANERFLLDCLRLMVSTPALRARHLDSQYALQQAIVDALGDGTTDPDAVFRTQAATSACLAAMHTALTRWAEDDGKTKLPELIARALTASFGDVIVATTGQRG